In Haloimpatiens massiliensis, the following are encoded in one genomic region:
- the ligA gene encoding NAD-dependent DNA ligase LigA: MDKNIERIKELVHVLNKHSYEYYVLDNPTISDKEYDKIYDELVKLEKDTGFILPYSPSQRVGDGILSGFEKYTHKAKLWSLDKSQDINGIIQWHNRNKKAVEEYNRTHEDKLPELKYIVTKKFDGLTVNLTYDENGVLSKAATRGTGVVGEDVTAQVKTIKSIPLKIDNGAVVEIHGEAIMTKEAFEKYNRNAQVPLKNLRNGAAGALRNLNLKETSKRNLSAFFYDVGYNEGTAFETYSEMMNFIKKKGLPIDDYIKECETIEDIKREIEYINKIRGELNYDIDGAVIAIDHIKTRDVLGYTVKFPKWAIAFKFEAEEATTTLLDVEWNVGRSGRVSPTALLEPVEIAGVTVKRATLNNMDDIEKKGVKKGCTVFIRRSNDVIPEIIGVVEESLEGTEDIKPPKKCPYCGSEVVRDGAHYFCENTLSCKPQLVKSIVHFASREAMNIEGFSEKTAEQLFENLNIKSISDLYNVKKEQLLTLERFGEKKAQNLIDSVEKSKNPDLASFIYALSIPNVGKKTATDLANTFKNFENFKNAKFEELIQIQDIGETVAKCIVDFFSDSLISKSVDELFNVGIKPYFEDVKVEENNFKGKTVVVTGSLQKYSRTEIKDKLESLGAKVSSSVSKKTDYVLVGEAPGSKYEKALDLGIKIITEEEFEKLV; this comes from the coding sequence TTGGATAAAAATATTGAAAGAATAAAAGAATTAGTGCATGTACTAAATAAACATTCATATGAATATTATGTATTAGATAATCCAACTATATCGGATAAAGAATATGATAAAATTTACGATGAACTTGTAAAACTTGAGAAAGACACAGGATTTATATTGCCTTATTCCCCAAGTCAAAGGGTAGGAGATGGCATATTATCGGGATTTGAAAAGTATACTCATAAAGCTAAACTTTGGAGTCTTGATAAATCCCAAGATATAAATGGTATAATTCAGTGGCATAATAGAAATAAGAAAGCTGTGGAAGAATACAATAGAACACATGAAGACAAACTACCTGAGTTAAAATATATAGTTACAAAGAAATTTGATGGCCTTACTGTAAATTTAACTTATGATGAAAATGGTGTATTAAGTAAAGCGGCTACTAGAGGAACAGGAGTAGTAGGAGAAGATGTAACAGCGCAGGTAAAGACTATAAAATCTATACCTCTTAAAATTGATAATGGAGCAGTAGTAGAAATACATGGGGAAGCTATAATGACAAAGGAAGCTTTTGAAAAGTATAATAGAAATGCTCAGGTTCCACTTAAAAATTTAAGGAATGGAGCTGCTGGTGCTCTTAGAAATTTAAATTTAAAAGAAACCTCTAAAAGAAATCTTTCAGCTTTCTTCTATGATGTAGGATACAATGAAGGAACAGCTTTTGAAACCTATAGTGAAATGATGAATTTTATAAAGAAGAAGGGACTTCCTATAGATGACTACATAAAGGAATGTGAAACTATAGAAGATATAAAAAGAGAAATAGAGTATATAAATAAAATTAGAGGGGAATTGAACTATGATATAGATGGAGCGGTTATAGCTATAGATCACATAAAAACTAGAGATGTTCTAGGATACACTGTAAAATTCCCTAAGTGGGCTATAGCCTTTAAATTTGAAGCAGAGGAAGCTACTACTACTCTTTTAGATGTAGAATGGAATGTAGGTAGAAGTGGTAGGGTAAGTCCTACAGCTTTATTAGAACCAGTGGAGATAGCAGGTGTAACTGTTAAAAGAGCTACATTAAACAATATGGATGACATAGAAAAAAAAGGTGTTAAAAAAGGATGCACAGTGTTTATAAGACGTTCTAATGATGTTATACCTGAAATAATTGGAGTAGTAGAGGAGAGTCTAGAAGGAACAGAAGACATAAAACCACCAAAAAAATGCCCATATTGTGGAAGTGAAGTTGTAAGGGATGGAGCACACTATTTTTGTGAAAACACACTGTCTTGCAAACCTCAGTTAGTTAAGAGTATAGTTCATTTTGCTTCAAGAGAAGCTATGAACATAGAGGGATTTAGTGAAAAAACAGCAGAACAACTTTTTGAAAATCTAAACATTAAATCCATAAGTGATCTATATAATGTAAAAAAAGAGCAACTATTGACATTAGAAAGATTTGGAGAGAAAAAGGCTCAAAATCTAATAGATTCAGTGGAAAAAAGTAAAAATCCTGATTTAGCTTCATTTATATATGCACTTAGTATACCTAATGTAGGTAAAAAAACTGCCACAGATTTAGCTAATACATTTAAGAACTTTGAAAATTTTAAAAATGCTAAATTTGAAGAGTTGATCCAAATTCAAGATATAGGTGAAACTGTGGCTAAATGTATTGTAGACTTTTTTAGTGATTCATTGATAAGTAAAAGTGTAGATGAATTATTTAATGTTGGAATAAAACCTTATTTTGAAGATGTAAAAGTAGAAGAAAATAATTTTAAAGGTAAAACTGTAGTAGTAACTGGAAGTCTTCAAAAATATAGTAGAACAGAAATAAAGGACAAATTGGAGAGTCTTGGAGCTAAAGTGTCATCAAGTGTTAGTAAAAAAACAGATTATGTTTTAGTGGGAGAAGCACCAGGATCTAAATATGAAAAAGCACTAGACTTAGGAATTAAGATTATTACGGAAGAAGAGTTTGAAAAATTAGTATAA
- the gatC gene encoding Asp-tRNA(Asn)/Glu-tRNA(Gln) amidotransferase subunit GatC: MSVSKKDVEYVAKLSRLSFNEEEKESLVTDLNNILNYMEKLNELNTDDVDIVVNPYYMENKFREDEVMKSMELKDVLDNAPEKLEEYVIVPKIIEE, from the coding sequence ATGTCAGTTTCAAAAAAAGATGTTGAATATGTAGCGAAACTTTCAAGACTAAGTTTCAATGAAGAAGAAAAAGAATCTCTTGTAACGGATTTAAATAATATATTGAATTATATGGAAAAGTTAAATGAATTAAATACAGATGATGTGGATATAGTAGTAAATCCTTACTATATGGAAAATAAATTTAGAGAAGATGAAGTTATGAAATCTATGGAACTTAAAGATGTTTTAGATAATGCACCAGAGAAACTAGAGGAATACGTAATAGTTCCTAAGATAATAGAGGAATAG
- the gatA gene encoding Asp-tRNA(Asn)/Glu-tRNA(Gln) amidotransferase subunit GatA, protein MELYKLKAHEIKKLIKDKEVKAEEITTAFFNRIDEVDEKVGAYLYVAKEEALNKAKEVDEKLDKGESVGALAGVPVTVKDNINVRGMQNTCASKILEGYVAPYDAFVTKKLKESNAIILGKANMDEFAMGSSNENSAFKPVKNPWDLTKVSGGSSGGSAASVAAFEAALSLGTETGGSVRQPASLCGIVGLKPTYGRISRNGVVAFGSTLDQVGTFGRDVHDCALLTGAISGIDSGDFTTADVKVPDYTKFLTKDIKGTRIGVPTEFFQGLDDKIREKIQEAIVVLKENGAIVEKISLPLAKYSLADYYIIACAEASSNLARFDGIRYGYRAKNFKDSVDIYFKSRTEGFGEEVKRRIMLGTYVLSAGYYDAYYKKALKVRKLIKEEFDKVFKEYDAIITPTSPTTAFEIGEKAKNVLSMYLSDIYTVPVNMAGIPAISVPCGMVDGLPVGMQIIGNYFEEGKLFNLAYSYEQSTDHHNKMPRL, encoded by the coding sequence ATGGAGCTCTATAAATTAAAAGCTCATGAAATAAAGAAATTAATTAAAGATAAAGAAGTGAAGGCTGAAGAAATTACAACAGCTTTTTTTAATAGAATAGATGAAGTAGATGAAAAAGTAGGAGCTTACCTTTATGTAGCTAAAGAAGAGGCTTTAAATAAGGCTAAAGAAGTAGATGAAAAATTGGATAAAGGGGAATCAGTGGGAGCTCTTGCAGGAGTACCTGTAACAGTAAAGGATAATATAAATGTAAGGGGAATGCAAAACACTTGTGCTTCTAAGATACTAGAAGGATATGTGGCTCCTTATGATGCCTTTGTAACAAAAAAATTAAAAGAAAGCAATGCTATTATATTAGGAAAAGCTAATATGGATGAGTTCGCCATGGGATCTTCTAATGAGAATAGTGCATTCAAACCTGTTAAAAATCCCTGGGACTTAACCAAAGTTTCAGGGGGATCTTCTGGTGGATCAGCAGCTTCAGTAGCAGCTTTTGAGGCAGCTCTTTCTCTTGGAACAGAAACAGGTGGATCTGTAAGACAACCAGCTTCTCTTTGCGGAATAGTTGGATTAAAGCCAACCTACGGAAGAATTTCAAGAAATGGAGTAGTAGCTTTTGGTTCTACACTTGATCAGGTGGGGACTTTTGGAAGAGATGTACATGACTGTGCACTTTTAACAGGTGCTATATCAGGAATTGATAGTGGAGACTTTACTACAGCAGATGTAAAAGTGCCAGACTATACAAAATTCCTTACAAAAGATATAAAAGGAACTAGAATAGGAGTTCCTACAGAATTTTTCCAGGGTCTAGATGACAAAATAAGAGAAAAAATACAAGAAGCTATAGTAGTATTAAAGGAAAATGGAGCCATAGTTGAGAAAATTTCACTTCCATTAGCCAAATACTCTTTAGCAGATTATTATATTATAGCTTGTGCAGAAGCTTCATCAAACCTTGCCAGATTTGATGGCATTAGATATGGCTATAGAGCTAAGAATTTTAAGGATTCTGTGGATATATACTTTAAATCTAGAACAGAAGGGTTTGGGGAAGAAGTTAAGAGAAGAATAATGCTTGGAACTTATGTGCTTTCAGCAGGATATTATGATGCATACTATAAAAAAGCATTAAAAGTAAGAAAACTTATAAAAGAAGAATTTGATAAAGTATTTAAAGAATATGATGCTATAATAACACCCACTTCACCTACTACAGCATTTGAAATAGGTGAAAAGGCAAAGAATGTACTTTCAATGTACTTATCAGATATATATACAGTACCTGTTAATATGGCAGGAATACCAGCTATATCTGTACCCTGTGGCATGGTAGATGGTCTTCCAGTGGGAATGCAAATTATAGGTAATTATTTTGAAGAGGGAAAATTATTTAATTTAGCATATAGCTATGAACAGTCAACAGATCATCATAACAAAATGCCAAGGCTATAA
- the gatB gene encoding Asp-tRNA(Asn)/Glu-tRNA(Gln) amidotransferase subunit GatB — protein MEFEAVIGLEVHVELATNTKIYCGCTTEFGGKPNTHVCPICMGLPGSLPQLNKKVVEYGMKAGIALNCSINKVNRMDRKNYFYPDCPKNYQITQDEMPLCYDGYIDIELGNGNKKRIGLERIHIEEDAGKLIHTELGTLVDYNRAGVPLAEIVSKPDLRSPREAVLYLEKLKSILQAIGVSDCKMEQGSLRCDANISVREKGTEKFGVRTEIKNMNSFKALEKALNYEFERQTKAVENAEELRVETRRWNDNKGITEVMRSKEDANDYRYFPEGDLVTINIDDSWIEKIKAEIPELPYAKLERFLKQYEIPKYDAEVIVLSMNMADFFEEAAKESGDAKATSNWIMGDISRLMNEELLQVCDLKFNPKQLAELIKLIKVKTISNAIGKKVLSEMHKTGKNPKQIVEEKGLVQNSDEGAILEVVKKVLKENPKSIEDYKNGRTKVTGFLVGQIMKASRGKANPEIVNKLVNEEIVKL, from the coding sequence ATGGAGTTTGAAGCGGTTATTGGACTAGAAGTTCACGTGGAACTTGCGACAAATACAAAAATATACTGTGGGTGTACTACAGAATTTGGAGGAAAACCTAATACACATGTTTGTCCTATATGTATGGGACTTCCAGGTTCACTTCCTCAGCTTAACAAAAAAGTAGTAGAATACGGAATGAAAGCGGGAATTGCTTTAAATTGTTCTATAAATAAAGTAAACAGAATGGATAGAAAAAACTATTTTTATCCAGATTGCCCTAAAAATTATCAAATAACACAAGATGAAATGCCTCTATGCTATGATGGATACATAGATATAGAATTAGGAAATGGGAATAAAAAAAGAATAGGATTAGAAAGAATTCATATAGAAGAGGATGCAGGAAAGCTTATACATACAGAATTAGGAACACTTGTGGACTATAATAGAGCTGGAGTGCCACTAGCTGAAATAGTTTCAAAACCAGATTTAAGAAGTCCTAGGGAAGCAGTATTATATCTTGAAAAATTAAAGAGTATTTTACAAGCTATAGGAGTATCTGATTGTAAAATGGAGCAGGGTTCTTTAAGATGTGATGCTAATATATCTGTAAGAGAAAAAGGCACGGAGAAGTTTGGCGTAAGAACAGAGATAAAGAATATGAACTCTTTTAAAGCTTTAGAAAAAGCTTTAAACTATGAATTTGAAAGACAGACTAAGGCAGTTGAAAATGCTGAAGAACTTAGAGTAGAAACTAGAAGATGGAATGATAATAAGGGCATAACAGAAGTTATGAGAAGCAAAGAAGATGCTAATGATTATAGATATTTTCCAGAGGGAGATTTAGTCACTATAAACATAGATGACAGCTGGATAGAAAAAATCAAAGCTGAAATACCAGAGCTTCCTTATGCAAAATTAGAAAGATTTTTAAAGCAATATGAAATCCCTAAATATGATGCAGAAGTAATAGTGTTGTCTATGAATATGGCCGATTTTTTTGAAGAGGCTGCAAAGGAAAGTGGAGATGCTAAAGCTACATCTAACTGGATAATGGGTGACATATCAAGACTTATGAATGAGGAGCTTTTACAGGTTTGTGACCTTAAATTTAATCCAAAGCAATTAGCAGAACTTATAAAACTCATAAAGGTTAAAACTATATCTAATGCTATAGGAAAAAAAGTTTTATCAGAAATGCACAAAACAGGAAAAAACCCTAAACAAATAGTAGAAGAAAAAGGATTAGTTCAAAATAGTGACGAGGGAGCTATTTTAGAAGTAGTTAAAAAGGTTCTAAAAGAAAATCCTAAGTCCATAGAAGACTATAAGAATGGTAGAACTAAGGTTACTGGATTCTTAGTTGGTCAGATTATGAAAGCTTCAAGAGGAAAGGCAAATCCTGAAATAGTTAATAAGTTAGTAAATGAGGAAATAGTAAAACTATAG
- a CDS encoding XTP/dITP diphosphatase, producing MKRLVVASNNEHKIEEIKNILSKFDLEVLSLKEVGINIDIEETGTTFMENAYIKASEIYKIVEDAMVLADDSGLMVDALGGAPGVYSARFAGEHGNYKKNNEKLLEMLKGIDYEDRKAKFVCAMVLIIGEERNIKVQGEINGVIIENEAGENGFGYDPLFYVPEYNMTFAQMDGEIKNKISHRARALRELEDNVRIVMQEE from the coding sequence GTGAAAAGATTAGTAGTAGCTAGTAATAATGAACATAAAATTGAAGAAATAAAAAATATACTTTCTAAATTTGATTTAGAAGTTTTATCTCTAAAGGAAGTAGGAATAAATATTGATATAGAAGAAACAGGGACTACGTTTATGGAAAATGCTTACATAAAGGCAAGTGAAATATACAAAATAGTAGAAGATGCTATGGTTTTAGCTGATGATTCGGGATTAATGGTAGATGCTTTAGGTGGAGCACCAGGTGTATATTCAGCACGTTTTGCAGGAGAACATGGAAATTATAAAAAGAACAACGAGAAGCTTTTAGAGATGCTAAAAGGCATAGATTATGAAGATAGAAAAGCTAAATTTGTATGTGCAATGGTTTTGATAATAGGGGAAGAAAGAAATATAAAAGTCCAAGGAGAAATAAATGGTGTTATCATAGAGAATGAAGCTGGAGAAAATGGATTTGGCTATGATCCATTATTTTATGTGCCAGAATATAATATGACTTTTGCTCAAATGGATGGAGAAATAAAGAATAAAATAAGTCATAGAGCTAGAGCTTTAAGGGAACTTGAAGATAACGTAAGAATAGTAATGCAGGAGGAATAA
- a CDS encoding metallophosphoesterase, translated as MKIGIISDTHRNLTYISKLEDIFKEMDLIIHLGDNVKDVEEIANHFKCPVISVKGNCDFTNKVPDEIVKEIDGKKFLITHGHKYDVKWGIDRLRYRALELQADIVLFGHTHCSMNQCIEGIWYVNPGSPSLPRDASKTVAIMTIEGNKVDISIMGIN; from the coding sequence GTGAAAATAGGCATTATAAGTGATACACATAGAAATTTAACTTATATAAGTAAATTAGAGGATATATTTAAAGAAATGGATCTAATAATACATTTAGGTGATAATGTTAAAGATGTAGAAGAAATAGCTAATCATTTCAAATGTCCAGTTATAAGTGTAAAAGGAAATTGTGATTTCACAAATAAAGTACCTGATGAAATAGTAAAAGAAATAGATGGAAAGAAGTTTCTTATAACCCATGGACATAAATATGATGTTAAATGGGGAATAGATAGATTAAGATATAGAGCACTGGAATTGCAGGCAGATATAGTGCTATTTGGTCACACTCATTGCTCTATGAATCAATGCATTGAAGGTATATGGTACGTGAATCCAGGAAGTCCATCTTTACCTAGGGATGCCAGTAAAACCGTAGCTATTATGACAATTGAGGGCAATAAGGTAGATATATCCATAATGGGAATAAACTAA
- the tnpB gene encoding IS66 family insertion sequence element accessory protein TnpB — protein MVQNQFKLYSFANALFVFCNKQMDKLKILHFYEGF, from the coding sequence ATAGTTCAAAATCAATTTAAACTATATTCTTTTGCTAACGCACTATTTGTCTTTTGCAATAAACAAATGGATAAATTAAAAATTCTCCACTTTTATGAAGGCTTTTAG
- a CDS encoding ATP-binding cassette domain-containing protein has protein sequence MEIKVENLTKTYCKKNREIKVISNFNYIFESGKLYLIKGESGKGKTTLLTLVSLLQRQTEGKIYYNENLVSNLTNEQQCSIRRDKLGVIFQDYNLLDGLTAIENITLANLCQGKGNKEEIYKKAIEILEKLNMAHRANHYPYEVSGGEQQRVGVARALINEPDILICDEPVSNLDKDNVSTIVEIINKYCHEKGKICIIASHEDSFNECADKVINM, from the coding sequence ATGGAAATAAAGGTTGAAAATCTTACGAAAACATATTGTAAAAAAAATCGAGAAATAAAGGTAATAAGCAATTTTAATTATATCTTTGAAAGTGGAAAGTTATATCTTATAAAAGGAGAATCAGGCAAGGGAAAAACCACATTGCTTACATTGGTATCGCTTTTGCAAAGACAAACAGAGGGTAAAATTTATTATAATGAAAATTTAGTGAGTAATTTAACAAATGAACAACAGTGTTCTATACGTAGGGACAAGCTAGGTGTAATATTTCAAGATTACAATCTTTTAGATGGACTTACAGCGATAGAAAATATAACATTAGCTAACTTATGCCAAGGGAAAGGGAATAAGGAAGAAATATACAAAAAAGCTATAGAGATTTTGGAAAAACTAAATATGGCTCATAGGGCTAATCATTATCCGTATGAAGTGTCAGGTGGGGAACAACAACGGGTTGGCGTAGCAAGAGCTCTTATTAATGAGCCAGATATATTGATATGTGATGAACCAGTTTCCAATTTAGATAAAGACAATGTTTCAACAATAGTAGAAATAATCAATAAATACTGTCATGAAAAAGGAAAAATCTGCATTATAGCAAGTCATGAAGATAGTTTTAATGAATGTGCTGATAAGGTAATTAATATGTAA
- a CDS encoding FtsX-like permease family protein, which produces MFRKLLTNVFFEKKRILFAIIIITTILLTYVGIQVAYYSNRGSTLATPDFEVYGKGDIYGSRGYELFGDVSTLSEETKKVLGDDIKVYGMVVRNIETKSKNGFFERINYWVYGVEDSFLEDVIKKQLKEGKMLSSGKDEVVIGAYAANYFKLKVGNKINIPITLGKDMDMKDKGKYIVTGIINENADFFKSGIFMSKNTFDTDKGKTNENAIVGYFKGYKAVEKYKNNYNGLSKLFSKHNIGSINENFRNKLDVKRNIVINISFVCLISIVILFLLVSYFMKGIKKKIGLLKALGISDRYILKVIVGGLGIILLLSLILSNIITFLVSLYMNKSISDFLGFSVEVISINWLVILVETTITLVQVITISIAIKLISAKISPRDSMIKS; this is translated from the coding sequence GTGTTTAGAAAATTGCTTACTAATGTGTTTTTTGAAAAGAAAAGAATATTATTTGCAATAATAATTATTACTACTATCTTATTGACATATGTAGGAATACAAGTAGCGTATTATTCTAATAGAGGTTCAACTTTGGCAACGCCAGATTTTGAGGTTTATGGAAAAGGGGATATATATGGAAGTAGGGGGTATGAATTATTTGGAGATGTTTCCACATTAAGTGAGGAAACAAAGAAAGTTTTAGGTGATGATATAAAAGTTTATGGAATGGTTGTAAGAAATATAGAAACAAAAAGTAAGAATGGTTTCTTTGAAAGGATTAATTACTGGGTATATGGAGTAGAGGATTCTTTTTTAGAGGATGTTATAAAAAAACAACTTAAAGAAGGGAAAATGCTAAGTAGTGGTAAGGATGAAGTTGTTATTGGAGCATATGCTGCTAATTATTTTAAATTAAAAGTAGGTAATAAGATAAACATACCTATTACATTAGGTAAAGATATGGACATGAAGGATAAAGGGAAGTATATTGTTACAGGCATAATAAATGAGAATGCAGATTTTTTTAAATCAGGAATATTTATGTCAAAAAATACTTTTGATACAGACAAGGGAAAAACAAATGAAAATGCTATAGTAGGCTATTTTAAAGGGTATAAAGCGGTTGAAAAATATAAGAATAATTATAATGGGCTAAGTAAACTTTTCTCAAAGCACAATATAGGTTCCATTAATGAAAATTTTCGCAATAAGCTAGATGTAAAAAGGAATATAGTCATTAATATTTCATTTGTATGTTTAATTAGTATAGTTATATTATTTCTTCTAGTGTCATATTTCATGAAAGGAATAAAAAAGAAGATAGGATTGTTAAAAGCACTTGGTATATCAGACAGATATATCTTAAAAGTTATTGTGGGTGGGTTAGGAATTATATTATTGTTATCTCTAATTTTATCTAACATAATTACTTTTTTAGTTAGTCTATATATGAATAAATCTATAAGTGATTTTTTAGGCTTTAGTGTAGAAGTTATTTCTATAAACTGGCTAGTTATATTGGTGGAAACTACAATAACATTAGTACAAGTAATTACAATATCTATAGCAATAAAGCTTATAAGTGCAAAGATATCTCCAAGAGATTCTATGATTAAATCTTAA
- a CDS encoding DUF3862 domain-containing protein encodes MKKPIFKKWWFWLIIVVIVIAAIGGGNSNNKVSKSDNKSTSTSTKPEEKKEETEEETEEETEVNYDNFLKIKMGMKYDAVVKIIGEGKQDSSSEVSGIKTTIYSWSGNGISSMNVTIQNNVVTGKAQMGLREPDAEVTLDKFNKVKEGMTYDEVKAVLGEGQITSQTKIMDTESIMYSWINKDGSNMNCTFTGNKMQMKAQFELK; translated from the coding sequence ATGAAAAAACCAATTTTTAAGAAATGGTGGTTCTGGTTAATCATTGTAGTTATTGTCATAGCTGCTATAGGAGGAGGAAATAGTAATAATAAAGTTTCTAAATCAGATAATAAGTCCACAAGCACTAGTACGAAACCAGAAGAAAAGAAAGAGGAGACAGAAGAAGAGACAGAAGAAGAGACAGAAGTAAATTATGATAACTTCTTAAAAATTAAAATGGGAATGAAGTATGATGCTGTTGTTAAAATTATAGGAGAAGGAAAACAGGATAGTTCTAGTGAAGTATCTGGGATTAAGACAACTATATACTCATGGAGCGGCAATGGAATAAGTAGCATGAATGTTACTATACAGAATAATGTTGTAACTGGAAAGGCTCAAATGGGATTAAGAGAACCAGATGCAGAAGTTACACTTGATAAATTCAATAAAGTTAAAGAAGGCATGACATATGATGAAGTTAAGGCAGTATTGGGAGAAGGTCAGATAACTTCACAAACAAAAATAATGGACACTGAAAGTATAATGTATAGTTGGATAAATAAAGATGGTTCAAATATGAATTGTACTTTTACGGGAAATAAGATGCAAATGAAAGCACAATTTGAGTTGAAATAA
- a CDS encoding LexA family protein yields the protein MELTDKEEALLQAIKNYMESNHISTTVRGLTKMLNFKSTSTVHRYLENLEKKGYISKKTSSPRTIVLKQKF from the coding sequence ATAGAATTAACAGATAAAGAAGAAGCGTTACTTCAAGCAATAAAAAATTATATGGAGAGTAATCATATTTCCACAACAGTAAGGGGGTTAACTAAAATGTTAAATTTCAAATCAACTTCTACGGTTCATAGATATTTAGAGAATTTAGAAAAGAAGGGTTATATAAGTAAAAAGACCAGCTCTCCTAGAACTATAGTATTAAAGCAAAAGTTCTAG
- a CDS encoding sigma-54 interaction domain-containing protein, translated as MDKNDRQLLQTVLDVAYDGIVVVDKEGYITMMNKAYREFLGVKKAVGRHVTQVIENTRLHLVSKTGKEEIGELQEIKGRYIVATRFPIIKNGKVQGAIGKVLFRNVKELNDIYNRINKMEKEIDNYRGKLSSLNKAVYYFHDIIGSSAAINEAKLLCRRVANTNSNVLLSGESGTGKELFAHAIHNESNRRYSPFVKVNCAAIPMDLLESELFGYEKGAFTGAASGGKIGKFEMAHGGSIFLDEIGDMPFHMQVKLLRVIQEKEVERIGSMGPKKVDIRIICATNQDLEKLVKEGKFRADLYYRLNVVNIKIPSLRERSGDIAELTNFLIKKICNDLNKNIKGISNEAMGSLKAYYWPGNVRELENSIERAINLLEEDGLIHLSHLPKEITGKVEEKIMTLEQCVCEEERKAIINALKIYSGNKSKAAKALGISRSTLYEKMNKYKIL; from the coding sequence ATGGATAAAAATGATAGACAGTTACTACAAACGGTTTTAGATGTGGCTTATGATGGGATTGTAGTTGTGGATAAGGAAGGATATATTACCATGATGAATAAAGCCTACAGAGAATTTTTAGGAGTAAAAAAGGCTGTAGGCAGACACGTAACGCAGGTTATAGAAAATACTAGATTGCACTTGGTATCGAAAACAGGAAAAGAGGAAATAGGTGAACTGCAGGAAATAAAGGGAAGATATATTGTAGCAACTAGATTTCCTATCATAAAAAATGGAAAAGTTCAAGGTGCTATAGGAAAAGTGTTATTTAGAAACGTAAAAGAACTTAATGATATATATAATAGAATAAATAAAATGGAAAAAGAAATAGATAACTATAGGGGAAAACTTAGCTCTTTAAATAAAGCAGTGTATTATTTTCATGACATAATAGGATCTAGTGCTGCAATAAATGAAGCAAAACTGCTTTGCAGAAGGGTGGCAAATACGAATTCTAATGTTTTGCTGTCAGGGGAAAGTGGTACGGGAAAAGAACTATTTGCCCATGCTATACATAATGAGAGTAATAGAAGGTACAGTCCTTTTGTTAAGGTTAATTGTGCAGCTATTCCTATGGATCTTTTGGAATCAGAACTGTTTGGTTATGAGAAGGGGGCTTTTACAGGAGCGGCTAGTGGAGGTAAAATAGGAAAATTTGAAATGGCTCACGGAGGAAGTATATTTTTAGATGAAATAGGAGATATGCCATTTCATATGCAGGTAAAGCTTTTGAGAGTAATACAAGAAAAGGAAGTGGAAAGAATAGGTTCAATGGGGCCTAAGAAGGTGGATATTAGAATAATATGTGCTACAAATCAAGACTTAGAAAAATTAGTTAAAGAGGGCAAGTTTAGAGCAGATTTATATTATAGGCTTAATGTAGTAAATATAAAAATTCCATCTTTAAGAGAAAGAAGCGGAGATATAGCGGAATTAACCAATTTTTTAATTAAAAAAATATGCAATGATTTAAATAAAAATATAAAAGGCATATCGAATGAAGCTATGGGGAGCTTAAAAGCCTATTATTGGCCGGGAAATGTAAGAGAACTAGAAAATTCTATAGAAAGAGCTATCAACCTTTTAGAAGAGGATGGGCTAATACATTTAAGTCATTTGCCAAAAGAAATAACTGGTAAAGTAGAAGAAAAAATAATGACTTTAGAGCAGTGTGTGTGTGAAGAAGAAAGAAAAGCTATTATAAATGCTTTAAAAATTTATAGTGGAAATAAAAGTAAAGCTGCAAAAGCTTTAGGTATAAGCAGATCAACTTTATACGAAAAAATGAATAAGTACAAAATTTTATAG